A stretch of Rhododendron vialii isolate Sample 1 chromosome 4a, ASM3025357v1 DNA encodes these proteins:
- the LOC131322636 gene encoding uncharacterized protein LOC131322636, with amino-acid sequence MAPLLIRGRPFYPHNSILESRFISGWMKGLTLSTLSERKRGPLPRGVEPYLNRSVEGERAVKAVKASYQIKKLIDVEALGLSRLAVIVLDMHTDVKGYSLFTLPQVRDEFWDFYKCYFHPRLLQDTKVCVNHLLKLESDGRVLIVELIC; translated from the exons ATGGCTCCACTTCTTATTCGAGGTAGACCATTCTATCCACACAACTCCATACTGGAAAGTCGTTTCATTTCTGGATGGATGAAAGGGCTGACGCTCTCGACTCTTAGCGAAAG GAAGAGAGGCCCTCTCCCCAGAGGGGTTGAGCCATACCTCAACAGATCGGTGGAAGGAGAGAGAGCTGTCAAAGCAGTAAAAGCAAGCTACCA GATTAAGAAGTTGATTGATGTGGAGGCACTAGGACTATCACGGTTAGCTGTGATTGTGCTTGACATGCACACAGACGTTAAGGGTTATTCCTTGTTCACCCTTCCCCAAGTCAG AGATGAATTCTGGGACTTCTATAAGTGCTACTTCCACCCACGGCTGCTTCAAG ATACAAAGGTCTGTGTCAACCATCTCTTGAAACTTGAAAGTGATGGCAGAGTTCTCATAGTAGAACTGATTTGCTAA